GCTTCCAAGTTCATGTTATGTTTATTATTGCTCCTAACTGGATCCACCCACTAAGGTCTGGGTGAAACATGCGATCCCGCACTGTGACTGGACCCCTACGGACCAGAGCATTACTTGTTCCCttttatagtagtagtattgGGAACAAGACATGGCTGTGCCTATAGTCAATCTGGTTTGATACCTACAATAACGTCCTTTAAAATATACACCTCAGGATTTGTTCGTGTTAagtggctttcttttcctcggcAATCATGCCGTTCCCCAGTCGTCTCCACCTCAAAAAGGGCCAACTACGTAGTACGAGATAACTTACCCCAAATCGCTGATTATCAAGGTGATTGGGGTCACCACTGATAACCCCCAAAGTGAGATTACAGCCTAATGCACTACTTGGGCTGAACAATGTATAAATGCCCTTGGACGGCCGTGTCCTATAAGCTTATGGCCCGTGATCCAGTCTGTAGACTGTGTATGTAACTCGGGACTGTCTGGCGCCGTGTATTCCCAACAATCTATCTGCATATACAACTCTTGTGTAAAATGGACAAACCGCAAACATGGAAGCAAACTGCTTCTCGAAAACACTCCTTACGGAATGAAAGACTGAAACCCTACATGGTCTCCGATTTGGATCAACGGCTACCCCAGGTCCACGATGTCCAGGAACGTTCCCGTATCCATAGCGATCCAGAAATTCAAGAAATCACTGATATCGACAATATATCGGTTTTGGTCGACCAATTCAGAACAGGAAAGTTCACTGTTGAGGCGGTTACTCTTGCTTACGTTAGAAGGTGACTGTTACATTGCTGAAATTCGTATTATATGGATGAGTGCGGCTAATCTCTCACCTTACAGGGCTGTAATCGCACAACAATTGGTGGGTTATGCCTATCGCAACGGGGCAGTTATACGCAAATATGTATAATGACTGATAACATTAGACAAATTGTATTACAGAAGTGGTCTTTGAAGATGCTTTGACCCAGGCTCGAGCTTTGGATCGTGCTTTCCAGGAAACCGGGCATCTCAAAGGACCACTCCATGGTGTCCCAGTCACTTTGAAGGACCAGTTCAACATCAAAGGTGTAGATACTACCTTGGGATATGTAGGGCGTTCTTTTGCCCCCGCTACGGAAGATGCAGTTCTAGTGCAGATGCTGAGGAATATGGGAGCAATTATTCTAGCGAAGACGAATTTGCCCCAAAGCATTATGGTTTGTCTGTTTGCTTGATCTTTAACAGGTGTTCTATTATGGACTAACCTCAAACAAAGTGGGCTGAAACCGATAACCCTCTTTGGGGTCTGGCGGTCAACCCGCGCGATCCTAGGCTGACTCCAGGAGGCTCGACAGGGGGAGAAGCGGCTCTTTTAGCATTACATGGCACCCTCTTGGGATTTGGAACGGATATCGGCGGAAGTACCCGGATTCCACAAAGCATCATGGGCTTATACGGCTTCAAACCCACGGTACGTTTTAGCCCTGGGCTGACGGTTCAGGACGAAAAGTCCCGTGCTGACTGCCAAGCAGAGCAGCAGATTACCGTACCTAGGGGTTCCTGTCTCAACAGAAGGACAAGAGCACGTCCCCTCTTCCATCGGCCCCATGGCTCGCGACTTAGCATCTATCGTCTATGTGAGTCGGTCTGTTGCTGACGCTAAACCGTGGGAGTTAGATCCAAAGTGCACCCCCCTTCCGTGGAATGAGGATACGTTCCAGGAGATACAAATTCGGCCCATAGTGGTCGGTTTGATTCTAGATGATGGGGTGGTGAGAATTCACCCCCCTATCGAAAGAGCCCTACGTGAGTTGTCAGCAAAACTTCAAGCAAAGGGCCACGAAGTTGTCATCTGGGATGCTTCAGATCACTTTGAATATATCCAACTCATGGATCAGTATTATACTGTTGACGGCGGCGAGGATATCCGTCGTGACATTGCTGTCGCTGGGGAACCATTCATACCACATGTTGAGGCACTAGTTAACCGAAGCAAGGCTATCTCTGTCTACGAGTATTGGCAGCTCAATAAGCAGAAGGTAGCACTACAAAAACGATACCTTGATAAGTGGAATGCGATTCGGTCTCCATCGGGGAGGCCAGTTGATATTCTCCTAGCCCCCACTACACCGCATCCAGCTGTTCCACACCGAAGACTGCGGTGGGTTGGGTATACTAAGATTTGGAACTTGCTCGACTATCCAGCTGTCACTTTCCCTGTTGATGAAGTAAGAGTGGCTGTAGATGGCGTACTAAAAACATATCAGCCGAGGAATGAACTGGACGCATGGAACTGGGATCTGTATGATGTGAAGGCGATGGAAGGCCATCCCATCAACGTCCAAGTCATCGGAAAGAAACTTAATGAGGAAAAAGTGTTGGGGGCTGCAACCGTTATCGAGAGAATCTGGAGAGGTCTTTGATTGTCATGGTTGGGGAATTTAGCATTGTGCTTGTGCTGATGTCACACAATTGTATTCGAGCAATTTTACTTATTACTCTACACCCCACCTTTGTTCAGCGTCGGGCAATGCATAGTTTGGGGGGGTTGCTCTGGCTTGGAGCCAAACAGGCCCGTTTGGGGTAGGTACCTCTAGAACGCTAGAACGTTGGAGTAAGCTTAGGAGAATGAGGGGTAAATTATGATAAGCACACGGTGGGCTACTTGATACCGATAGATACGGTATTACTACAGTGGCAGAGTACCTACTACTAGGTAAGTTCACGTTAGCCAATCGCGGAAAGGGGACATTTGAATTGATCAATTGACGACACGCCGTATTGGATGTGCTGTCCTACCTTCAAAACTCTAGCCTCTACTACTACCACTCAACTTAAGGTAGAATAATTGGGGGTGTCGCGCGGAAACATGTTTTGGTTGGCTACGGAGTCCATGCCGTGGCCGGTTGGTTGGGATCATAAGTATGGAAGAGAGCATACAGACAAGTAAAGAGCTAGACTTTCACGGGATCATTGAACACATAAATAAGCATGAGGGCTTGGGGTGGGTGATCATGGGACTAATGTGTAACGAGTTGAAATCTAAGAATAAAGCACTAGAAGAGCTCCTAAGATAACCGCCTGAGCATCCATATCATCTGTGCTTGTCCAGTCGtgcagcaccaccaccaccagaacGCAGTCTAGCTACACCCCGTTGGAATTGTCATATTGTGTTTGAGAGGACCTCTTGTTTGTTGTTCAATTACTATTCTAATTCCAAATGTGGCGGAGGGCCCAAATGGATCATTAACTTTTTATGCAATGAGGGGCCATTTATAAGACACCTGTGTGTAGATCAAACATCCTTTGCTCAACGCCTATAAACACCATAAAATGCCGGGCTCCTTTCCTCCATTCTGATCACGTTCTTGGGGTTTCAAACAGCTGAGGTTTCATGTTAATCTTGCAAAGCTTCGCGATACAGCCGCTCAATTGGAGCAATGATTGAACACCATCTAGGATGCGCATGTGTGTAAACCCTATCTCCCGGATGAACTCTAGTTTAGAGTGTTCTGATAATGTCGGGATCGTCTTCGTGACTCGGAACATTGTGCTAATAATGTCATGGGAAGAGTAACCCAGGTCCCTACGGAAGTAAGCTTAGGTATAAGACCATAACATCACGCATCATGTAAACATACCATAGCTCGTTTAGTGTTTCCAAGGCAGCATCTACTTTCCCTTCCCAGCAGGCCTTAATCATTGCTTGAACTTTGATAGGATGGGGACTGTCGACAACTCGAAAGACGTTATCGCCGCTGACAAAGCCGAAACCTGACCACGTACTTTGCAAATTGTTAATGGCCTGGCGCATGTCTCCTTCCGCGCTAAAAACCAGGGCCGCAATTCCGTCTTCTGTGTGTTCCACTTTTTCGGCATCGCAGACCTGTTTTAGTCGTTTGACAACCTGCCCATCGGTCAACCGAGCATAGCGGAGAATGGCGCATCGAGACTGGATGGGTTCTATGATTTTATTCGATTGGTTGCATGCAAAGGCAAATCGTGTAGTAGAGGAGTAAATCTCCATGGTGCGCCGCAACGCCTGCTGAGCACCTGGTGTCATACTGAATTGAGATCAGTAAACAAGCTGAACAAGTACGCgaagtttttttttttatacgTACCTGTCTGCTTCATCAagaattactattttatgGCGACCTGGAGGCAGTGTGACTTTTTTTTGGGCAAATCCCTTAATCCGATTGCGAACGACATCAATACCTGGGACTCCATCAGCCGTTGCCTGTCATAGTTCGTGGGCGAAGAACTTCACACCTCTCTCATCACTGGCATTCAATTCCAAAACAGCTTCCTTATACGCATCACCTAGTAGTTGGCGTGCTAGGCATAGGATAGAAGTGGTCTTTCCGATACCCGGCATGCCTGAGATGATGACGTGTGGCATATTGCCATCCTTCGCGATAATCTTCAGTCGCTCAATAGTCTCGGTGTTGCCGACAACATCATCGAGAAAGACTGGACGGTATTTTTCAACCCTATGAATAGTTGTTCGTCAGAATTGATCTTCCCATCGAGCAACGGTGACTGCAGTCATATACCATGGCAGCTCATAATCAGAGGGAGCCCCCGCTGTGACGGGCTTGAGGCCAACGCGAGCAGCACTTGATGAAGATTCGGCTTGAACCATTGTGCAGCTGTTTTGATAACCCCAGCGACTTGTTGCTAGGTTTGGGTGGTCTCAGCAAGCAAAAGCTGGTTTGCTCGGGGGGAACGCGAAAGTCGCGCAGAGACGCGTCGGGATGCATTTTAGCTCAACTGGGATTAATCAGATCCCGTGCTCTCTTGGCATAGTACAGCTAAGTAAGCACTTGAATACGACGATGGCCCATATAATGATTACCAGTGGCAGGTATGGCTATCCACATCGAACAGAGAGATGATATTTTCTGTGCCAGTCGGTCTTCTGTCGGGCTGGCAATAATTCCAAGGCacgaagaaatgaaaaaaaaaatggaaagACTCTGGCCAGTTGCCAAGTGCATCGGTGCTAAGCTACCCGCCCCACTTCTCTTCGTTCAATATCCTTGCTTTCCTCAACTGCTCACTACAACTGCAAATTCGACTGATGTTTCACTCCTTTGTACCTTATACTTATGGCTCTTCCTAAAATTTATCCTAATAGCCTTAATTGTATTTCTACAAGGAACCCATCGTTATTTACTCGCATGGTATACGCCTGAACTTCGAGGCAATAAGCTGCACTCAAGCTCTGTTCCTGGGCTGAAGAAAACAGGGGTAAAGAGGGAAACCGATAAAGGGCTCTGCTCATAGCGTCTCTCATACTTCGCCGTATACAGCCTCTTTAATATTAACTCCACGATGGGAACAACATCTGTCCGCCGCAATCTTTTTCACCACCATCTCAGCAAACGCTCTGTATCGGCAGCTCCCCCCAATGCATCAATGCAAAGTGGGACACACAGCGGACTGCCCAGTCTATCCTCCCATGCTATGTCATCTGCGTCATCTGAATCGACACAGTCGCTGGGCTCTGGTATGGGAGATGGTGGGGAGATCGTGGTTAAGGATAAAAATGGCGATTATAAACTTGACATTCCCCTTCTTCCGCCGGCTGTTGGGGGAGAGGATGGGGACGAGATGGAAGGCATAGAAGCTGGAGCTACTAGGGGATCTGGGGCTACGGGGACTGAGTCCACAGCACAGACGGAAATTAGCGGACGCGAGAAAGAGAGTAAGTTTACTTCGGCTATCCATCCATTATTGGCCGGTAACATACTGATCGCGATTGACCTAGAAATCGAGGCAAGTCTAGTAGAGATGATGTACCGGAGTCGGAACAGGCAGATGAGCACCGAACCAGCTGGTGAGTTTTACCCTTATCCTCCACGCGGTTGGATCTGGTTCGATTACAACTGATTGATTTCCTTAGAAATTCTGAATCTCATCCATCAGAGCCTTCGGAACAAAGTGGCCTCCCTGGATGAAGATAACTGGATATACGAACCAGAGCCCGATTCGCTGTTCTAGTCGATGCCACTCACACCATGCATGGAAATCCTCATGGCAAATTGTGCATAATAGGCCCGACCTGTATACACCTCAGGTACTGCCTTCCATTGAACTAGTCGAGCTCCGGATTTGCTGGTGGCGCTTCGACTTTCTTGGATGAGCCTCGGCTCTGCGGTATCCTTCCACCTGTACCGCCCTGCCCTCCTCCGAACAACATGCTACCCATCATATCCAGTAAAGGGTTGCCCTGTCTTGGGATCTTAATACTGAAATACTGCTCACCGATCTGAGCCAAGAAATCATCCCAGATGCCGACCTCTTGGATTTGCGATGCATAATGAGAGGTTAACTGCTTGAAAAGATCCGCGCTGCCACGTTGAATCGTGAGGAGAAGCATGCTGATGAAATTCAGCAAAGGCAATGCGGGAAAGACTCGCGCATCAATACTAGAGCTGCTGACATCCTGTAAGGGGATGGAAGGATTAGAGGACGAAAGTCGGGACGTGAAGATGAGAAATGCTTTATTAGCACTGCGCAGATTTCCGTTTAGGAGGTACGGGAAAACTGCGCGGGATGCGTAAATCGCTGCCGTGTGCGGTTCGTCATTTGTGTACCACTCATGCTCTAACTTTGCCAGGGTCTCAGCTGATTCTGAAGTTCCGAGGATCAGATGCTTTTCAGCGTCGTAGGGTTCATGGTCTAGAGCCATGGTTAAGAGAAACATATCATGTATTTTACCGGCACAGATTTACATACCTTCGGCGTACACCGATCCAGCTGCGTGATGTAATTCGGGATCACCTCTCTCTAAAGGCCCAAACCGTCCACTCCAGCCAATCATCTCCTGTATGAACCTTTTGCGGGTTGGTTCCTCGGATGGGAACTCGTGTAGAAGCTCAATCAGGCGCTCTGCAATAAGGCAAATCGTCAACTTGGTCAAAGCCCAACCCTCACTGTAAAGGAATCGTTCTCAAGACTTACTCTTTCGAGCGCGGCCTTCCgtatcatcatcatttccaGTAATCTCCCACCCTGCCTTCGTGTACACCTCGATGACAAGCATAATGGCCAAGTCCCCGCCACTAGCAGAAGCGCCTTGCTGAGACCCAGCCCTTAAAAGTGCAGTCGCACCCCCTGCCAATAACTCTGCGGCCGCATCGTAATTCGCTTGTTTGATATACCGCGCAGCGATGACCCTCAGTTGCTGATGAGCCTCGTAGTAAGCACCGGAGGCGATCCTGTAGTcgcaaaacaaaaagaaaaaattagCTCCTTGCTTTGAAAAGCTACCGGGGAGATGAAATTGGTGTAAAAGCAGGTACGCGGGCTCCATGATGTTCCTACTTTTCTCGTTGCCGAGCAATAGTCTTGTCGATACGTGAGGTCATCCTGCTTCGTGTTCAATGCAGTGGAATGTTTAGGAAACAGTGAGATAGGCggaaatgaagaaggcaAGTTGAGCTCGGGATTGAACTAGggtggggaaagaaaggacagcTCAGTGAGTTAGGTGTCAGACACGggagtgaggaagaggggggTGGGAAGTGGAATCAAAAAGAGTCGGGCAATACAGTAGCTACTGAGAGTTTTGGTGGGACACTTTCGGCTCTCAAATCCAGAACCCCGGAGGGACGAATAGAACCAAAGTACTATATGTAATATTCCGCATGCTCGTGTTTTCTTTGACATGGTCCGATTGAGCTCAGAAATAGAAGAGCATGAATAAACCTGTAAACCATTAATGAAGCTCAATGATGTTACCTTCAATGTTCGTCGTGGATACGGCGCTAACCCCATTCTGGGAAAATACTGACCAAGTGACTTCTGGAAGGAACGACCAATTATTCTATCTACATCACGCTCCCAGTTAActatactgtacatacaaagCACAGCTGAAACTCCCCATGTCCTAGCTGTATGTCTGGGTCGACGCGATAGTTGTTCGTTTGGCCTACTATTAGATGTTGCGATCACTTAGATTTCCCTTTggtttatttaattttttcatGTTTGACTTTTACTAGccaccattcttccttttgcccATCATTCAacccttcccttttcctagCTGCAACGTCCTGATGATTATCCGTTGTTGATCTAGCTACATCACTAGTATACCCAGAATACATCACAAAGTGTTAGGTATGAATCGAGGCGCTTTTGACATACAGCCGATTGGCCGCTTCTATGGATCCAATACTACGATTCGCCGTCCTAGGGTATGTTTGCCGTTCCTTCCTGCATGGTTCCGATAATGTAAACATCGCGCAGGAGATCACTTGCTTTTCATATGACGACCAGCACTCCTTCCATTTAGGGGATTCATCCCTGCGATACTACTATCCACCACGTCTTCCTGCAGACTTGAATCGCGGTTATGATACGTTCCAAAAGCTGGATGATTCAGCAGATGAGCATCTAGATGCTCTACTAGAAACGATCATGGCCTTAGAAAAGGagacaggaaagaaatgTGAGGCCGACATCATCACCTGGAGGGGAATGATGACCAAAGTAAGCTGCTTGATCAGGGCTGGTTTCCCAACCTCAACTCGTGAGTTAACACTGTTATTCATATAGATCTTGACAGCACCATTCGACAATTTGAATGGGTATGTAGAAATACCAATTGTCGCAACGTTGCTCTCCACTCAATTATATGTAGATTCGAGATGAATGCGACTCGATTCCAAGTGAGTCTCATCCAGGACGTATTCAGTTCTTTCCATGGTATCCCGAAGCTAATCATTGTGCCTCAGGACACTATGTAAGCACCTTAGAATGACTATACCCAATACGTGTTTTCTAAACGATGTCTAGATTCATTGAAGAGAACAATCTCTATAAGAACCAGCAAAAGCAGTTAcaaaagaatcaaagaatgCCCCCAGGGATGCCTTCTCAGGATATGATGGCCTATTGGGGTAGCGTATATGCGCTTCCTTCATTCTAGTGTCGAGTTGTTGATTGAATTAGGGTACAAATTCGAAACACTATCTCTTCTCAACCAGCCATGGGACCCGACAACCCGTGAAGAGATCGAATCCCGGGATGAGCTAGTTGTGAACAACAACGCCCAATACTGCTCAATTGTACGTACAGGAATAGGCAAGACGCGACTGATAATTGGGGGCGAGGTTGATGCCGGTATGGAGACGACTGAACTTCTCCAAGCGCACATGCTAATAACTTGACAGTCTGGGACTGCAAGCCTGCTCGAAAGGAAGACGTTATCCACTGGGTGGAACTCAAGACATCTGCAGAGATCAGGAATGATCGAGACATGGTGAAATATGAGCGGAAACTGCTGAAATTTTGGGCACAGTCGTTCTTGCTCGGTGTTCCTAAAATCATTGTAGGTTTTCGTGATGAGCGTGGTATCGTCCATCGCTTAGAAGAGCTTGAGACCGCCAGCATACCAAATAAAGTCAAAAACGGTGGTAGGGTTACCTGGGACGGGAACATTTGCATCAATTTCACCAGTGCTTTCCTCGAATGTAGGATCTCCCAAGGCGTTTGGTATTTTGTATCGTATACTAATGAGCTTTAGGGCTAAAATCTACTATCAATGAGGACGGGATGTGGAGAATTCGAAAGCTCGAGAAGTCATCCATTATTGAAGTCTTCAGACTCGAAGAGAGTGGTACGGGTGATATAATTTCGCCATCGTTCTCAGCCTGGCGGTCAAGGTCATAAGGTCTGCCAGTCCTAGGCCATGAATTTGTCTCCATCCGCCCATTCAGATTCCAGGATGCTGAACTATTGCATGCGTCGAAACTCGAGCCCAGTGTATCTAATGGCCCTACTTCAGATTCAAAAAGAAGCGGGAGACTGCGACCGATTATTCAGTTATGGTAGTCATGCACGCAGTATGTGGTTCTGGTCAAGCATTTATGGACCGACGTATGGCAACATTTTGCAGGGTGTGGCCCAAATGTTCAATCCTATGGCGACAAGGTTTACCACGGAAGCGCTTTGGCACAGAGGGGAGAGAATTCGAGAGACAGGATCGGGAACGACTGGTCTAGAAAATTTGAGCTCAATATAGGATTGGTTCGTGTTCATATGATGAGccttcgtcatcctcctGAATTTCGTTATTCGAAATACCAATTTTACAGTTCGTTCAAAATCAGAAATTGGTGTTATTACTGTTACCGTTGATAATCGAGCTAAGGTAGATTTGCATCGCTGGGGCCTCTTTGATAGATTTAATACTATTGGAATAGGTCTGAAAGAGAGTTCTGCTCTTCTAGTGATTCATTGTCACAAGAGATCCTTCTCGTACTTTCTTTTCGAGCTTGTAGAGATTCCTCACGTTCTGCTCTTTTGGCCATAGCCTTGAGAACTCGTTTATGGCTATGTCCATTGAGATGGATGTGCCACTGTTCTTCGTTTACCATTGTTTTGCGGCAAATGTGGCAGGTGAAACATTTCGCCGTGGAACCTGGACCCTTTTGCGACCGAGCTTCTTTTGCGCCTAGGATGGTTCTTGCTAACTCTGAGAATGATTTCGGGTCCGGCGTAGATTCGTCTTTGAGTAAGGCCTGGGTTAGGAGCTCGGACGGCTCCGTGATGCAAGTCCTCCAGTCTCCCACGTTTGTGCTATCTAGGAGGTAAAGGCGATGCGTCATACCGGTCTCTGCAAGAGAATTCCATAATTTGTTTCGAATCCATTTGATTTGCGAGGCCGAATACTGGCGGGTAGCAATCTTGATAGACTCAATACAAGACTTTTTAAGGGACTCTAGTTCGTCAACGCTTAGGGAACTCTTGTGCAGCGCTTCAAAATAAGGCGCTAGTTCCTTAAACCCAATCGCCACCCAAACACCCCGTGTCGGATCGATGCTAGAGCCTTGTGTCCTTCTTTCTCGGATATAGTCTGACATCCTCTGTGCTTCAGACATCAGGCCTTGCTCGATCATCGCATCCACTCTTTTTTCAAGTCGAGCAATAAGAGCCTCCTTCTCTGAATGAATCCAGAAAACCATCGTCGAAAACCGTAGCTGGCCCTCGCCCGCAGTAAAATCACCGTTGGCCAAAGTCGTCTGCTTCAGGCGTTTTTGTTCGGCGTAAACCTCTGATGCAGGACGTCCCGTTTGAAAGTAGATCTCCAAGGAACGGCGAATTTTTCGCGAGTCGTTTGGATGCCATCGGTCGGCCATGACCGGATCAACCTCTCTTAATTTCTGCAACACCACGTCTGTCGGGGCATCGAGAATTGGCCACTTTGACGACGATTCCTCTGTTTCTCTGTCGGAGCGTGGGCCTGATCCCTGGAACTCGTCCGATCCCTCCCCGACGAGCTGGCCTTTAAATAACACAGCTTGTGTATAGTAGTGAGTTCCGCCCACCAGAATTGGGAGTTTCCCTCTGGAGTGGATATCCTTAATAATTCGAAGACATTCGCTCTTGAACAATCCTATGCGCCATGGTTCTTCCTCCAAATCAATGCAGCTAATTAAGTGGTGTGGGATACCGTTTCGTTCATCCATTGGAATTTGATTCGTGATGATGGGGAGACCGCGGTACATTTGCATCGCATCTCCGTTGATAATTTCACCGTTGAAACGAGTAGCCAGGTCCACTGCAAGCTATCTGCAGTCATTAGCAATCAAGATTCCGATATAATCATCAGCAATGAGATAACCCACCTTAGACTTGCCAGTGCCCGTGGCACCGACTATGGCTATGAGGGGCTCCATGATGGGCGAACGTCTAGCAAAGAGAGGGTACCGGAGAAAAGGGCGCATGAGAGACAAAAAATCATTTTTGCCTCCGGCTAATCCCCTTGCTCAACAAAATCACGACAGCGTTAGCACGCCAACTGGGGATCGTAGAGTGGGTTCAAAAAACTACAAAGTTACGGAGTAGAAATGAGAGGAAAAGGTTGACTGGCGGACGAGGGCGTTAACCTTATCGGGCAAAGCGGGCAGGTTACCTTAGGTTATCTGACCTCATcaactacggagtagattaTTTATCAAAATCAAGTAGAAGTAGTAACCCAACGTCATCTTTTAGCCCCTACGATCCCCTTGCTTGGATATTATTGCTGGAAAGGAGTCATATTCCTCATaatcctttctctctctccctctctaGAGCTCTAGAgctctctctgtctctctctcctccttcttttttctctccacctAGAGACATGGCCAATACACCGTCAATCCAAGTCAACAATCTGTCATATCAATTTCAGGACGGTTCATCCGGCCTGGCAGATGTAAGTCTCTACTTACCGGCCGGAAGTCGAACTTTACTCATCGGAGGTAAGCACGAAGTTCGGCCCGCAATTGATTATGATGGTTTTTAGAAACTAACATCAACGGCAGCCAATGGAGCGGGAAAAACCACTCTTCTACGGTTGCTCGCGGGCAAGCGTCTCGCGCCCGATGACACAATCACCGTCGGGGGTAAGGACCCCTTCAAAGAGGGTCTGGAAGGGGTGACTTATCTAGGCGTCGAGTGGGTTCTTAACAATATTGTCCGGACTGACATCGACGTTCCTACACTGCTGGCTTCTGTGGGCGGGAACGCCTATCCCGAGCGGAGGGACGAGCTTGTAGATATTCTCGATATTGACTTGCGGTGGCGTATGCATGCAGTGTCTGATGGAGAGCGCCGCCGCGTCCAGTTGGCCATGGGTCT
This DNA window, taken from Aspergillus flavus chromosome 5, complete sequence, encodes the following:
- a CDS encoding acetamidase → MDKPQTWKQTASRKHSLRNERLKPYMVSDLDQRLPQVHDVQERSRIHSDPEIQEITDIDNISVLVDQFRTGKFTVEAVTLAYVRRAVIAQQLTNCITEVVFEDALTQARALDRAFQETGHLKGPLHGVPVTLKDQFNIKGVDTTLGYVGRSFAPATEDAVLVQMLRNMGAIILAKTNLPQSIMWAETDNPLWGLAVNPRDPRLTPGGSTGGEAALLALHGTLLGFGTDIGGSTRIPQSIMGLYGFKPTSSRLPYLGVPVSTEGQEHVPSSIGPMARDLASIVYVSRSVADAKPWELDPKCTPLPWNEDTFQEIQIRPIVVGLILDDGVVRIHPPIERALRELSAKLQAKGHEVVIWDASDHFEYIQLMDQYYTVDGGEDIRRDIAVAGEPFIPHVEALVNRSKAISVYEYWQLNKQKVALQKRYLDKWNAIRSPSGRPVDILLAPTTPHPAVPHRRLRWVGYTKIWNLLDYPAVTFPVDEVRVAVDGVLKTYQPRNELDAWNWDLYDVKAMEGHPINVQVIGKKLNEEKVLGAATVIERIWRGL
- a CDS encoding P-loop containing nucleoside triphosphate hydrolase protein, which translates into the protein MVQAESSSSAARVGLKPVTAGAPSDYELPWVEKYRPVFLDDVVGNTETIERLKIIAKDGNMPHVIISGMPGIGKTTSILCLARQLLGDAYKEAVLELNASDERGIDVVRNRIKGFAQKKVTLPPGRHKIVILDEADSMTPGAQQALRRTMEIYSSTTRFAFACNQSNKIIEPIQSRCAILRYARLTDGQVVKRLKQVCDAEKVEHTEDGIAALVFSAEGDMRQAINNLQSTWSGFGFVSGDNVFRVVDSPHPIKVQAMIKACWEGKVDAALETLNELWDLGYSSHDIISTMFRVTKTIPTLSEHSKLEFIREIGFTHMRILDGVQSLLQLSGCIAKLCKINMKPQLFETPRT
- a CDS encoding DUF410 domain protein, with the translated sequence MEPAYLLLHQFHLPGSFSKQGANFFFLFCDYRIASGAYYEAHQQLRVIAARYIKQANYDAAAELLAGGATALLRAGSQQGASASGGDLAIMLVIEVYTKAGWEITGNDDDTEGRARKKRLIELLHEFPSEEPTRKRFIQEMIGWSGRFGPLERGDPELHHAAGSVYAEDHEPYDAEKHLILGTSESAETLAKLEHEWYTNDEPHTAAIYASRAVFPYLLNGNLRSANKAFLIFTSRLSSSNPSIPLQDVSSSSIDARVFPALPLLNFISMLLLTIQRGSADLFKQLTSHYASQIQEVGIWDDFLAQIGEQYFSIKIPRQGNPLLDMMGSMLFGGGQGGTGGRIPQSRGSSKKVEAPPANPELD
- a CDS encoding protein rai1; the encoded protein is MNRGAFDIQPIGRFYGSNTTIRRPREITCFSYDDQHSFHLGDSSLRYYYPPRLPADLNRGYDTFQKLDDSADEHLDALLETIMALEKETGKKCEADIITWRGMMTKILTAPFDNLNGFEMNATRFQDTIFIEENNLYKNQQKQLQKNQRMPPGMPSQDMMAYWGYKFETLSLLNQPWDPTTREEIESRDELVVNNNAQYCSIVRTGIGKTRLIIGGEVDAVWDCKPARKEDVIHWVELKTSAEIRNDRDMVKYERKLLKFWAQSFLLGVPKIIVGFRDERGIVHRLEELETASIPNKVKNGGRVTWDGNICINFTSAFLEWLKSTINEDGMWRIRKLEKSSIIEVFRLEESGTGDIISPSFSAWRSRS
- a CDS encoding putative tRNA isopentenyltransferase codes for the protein MRPFLRYPLFARRSPIMEPLIAIVGATGTGKSKLAVDLATRFNGEIINGDAMQMYRGLPIITNQIPMDERNGIPHHLISCIDLEEEPWRIGLFKSECLRIIKDIHSRGKLPILVGGTHYYTQAVLFKGQLVGEGSDEFQGSGPRSDRETEESSSKWPILDAPTDVVLQKLREVDPVMADRWHPNDSRKIRRSLEIYFQTGRPASEVYAEQKRLKQTTLANGDFTAGEGQLRFSTMVFWIHSEKEALIARLEKRVDAMIEQGLMSEAQRMSDYIRERRTQGSSIDPTRGVWVAIGFKELAPYFEALHKSSLSVDELESLKKSCIESIKIATRQYSASQIKWIRNKLWNSLAETGMTHRLYLLDSTNVGDWRTCITEPSELLTQALLKDESTPDPKSFSELARTILGAKEARSQKGPGSTAKCFTCHICRKTMVNEEQWHIHLNGHSHKRVLKAMAKRAEREESLQARKESTRRISCDNESLEEQNSLSDLFQ
- a CDS encoding putative ABC transporter, whose translation is MANTPSIQVNNLSYQFQDGSSGLADVSLYLPAGSRTLLIGANGAGKTTLLRLLAGKRLAPDDTITVGGKDPFKEGLEGVTYLGVEWVLNNIVRTDIDVPTLLASVGGNAYPERRDELVDILDIDLRWRMHAVSDGERRRVQLAMGLLRPWQVLLLDEITVDLDLLSRHNFLSFLKRETETRPCTIVYATHILDNLSQWPTHLVHMNLGNVKQWGPITKFQKEVPETSENSQLGELVLRWLKEDLKARGPRNGRHGQAKTYESFDGRGGYGFEKRN